Within Psychrobacter sp. AH5, the genomic segment ATGCGTGCTGACGAAGACGCAGAATATGCCATCGACATGACTATCGATATGAGCGAGATCAAAGAGCCCATCCTTTGCTGCCCGAACGATCCAGATGATGCCAAAACGCTAGCTGATGTCGCAGGCGATACCATTGATGAAGTGTTTATCGGTTCGTGCATGACTAACATTGGTCACTTCCGCGCTGCAGGTAAACTCTTGCAGGACGTACCAGCAGGTAGCCTCAAGACTCGTTTGTGGATTGCGCCGCCAACTAAGATGGATGCACGCCAGTTGATGGAAGAAGGCTATTACAACATCTACGCGCAAGCCGGCGCGCGTACTGAGATGCCAGGGTGTTCACTATGTATGGGTAACCAAGCGCGTATCGCGCCGAAATCTACCGCCGTGTCCACCTCTACGCGTAACTTCCCGAACCGTTTAGGTCAAGGCGCTAACGTTTATCTAGCATCTGCTGAGCTAGCTGCGGTTGCTGCGGTATTAGGCAAACTGCCAACCAACGACGAATATCAGCAATACGCGGGTATGCTTAACAGCATGGGTGATGAAGTCTACAAGTACATGAACTTCGATCGTATGGATGCGTATACGGAAGAAGCGGATAAAATCAACGTCGCTCAGTTGACTTAAGCTTCAAAATGAGACGTTTTTAAGTTTTACCGCTTTTAGATAAACAGCAACCCCGTATCGTCATGATGCGGGGTTTTTTATGGTTCAAATCAACTAAAAATTAGTGATGAATTACAACGTCAATCATTTAAAACCTACTTACCCTGATAAACCGGCTTGCGCTTCTCCATAAACGCGCTAATACCTTCTTTAAAATCATCCGTCGCCGCCATCATAGTTTGCTGCTCAACTTCCATATCTAGTGCTTCATTAAGTCCCATATATGCGTGAACATTAATCATGTGTTTCATAGACGCCAGCGCTTTGCCAGGCAGGTGACTTAGACGCGTCGCTAGTGCCATGACCTCGCTATCTAGCTCCTCAGCGCTGACCACTTTATTAACTAAGTTTAGGCGTGCAACGTCTTCTGCCTTTAGCTTATCGCCAAGCATGACAAGCTCAGTGGTTTTTGCTGTACCGATCAATTGATTTAATAAGTAGATACCGCCAGCATCGGGTATCAGGCCAATATTGACAAAGGCTTGCACAAATTTTGCATTGTCGCTCGCAATACGAAAATCACAAGTGAGCGCTAGATTCATCCCTGCGCCTGCTACCGCGCCTTCTAATTTAGCGATGATAGGCTTATGAATATTACGCAATTTTAGACTGACCTCAGCCACTTCTCGCAGCATAAAATCGAGCTTCGCGACCAGCGCCTCAGACTCCATACCGTTCTCAAGCATCTCACCGATATGACCACCACTGGAGAAGTTATTACCACCACCTTGTAAAATAATAACCCGTACTTCGTTATCCTGATCGGCCTTATCCAGCGCATCCATCATCGCCTGTTTCATTGGCGTACTAAAGGCATTTAAGGTTTTGGGATCGTTCATGGTGATAATGGCGATATGATTATCATTTTGATAATCGACTAGAGCTTTGGCCATAAGTGGCGTCCTTGTAGAGGTTGTTTTTTATGAGATATTATCTTGTAAGTCCTACAGTGTTGATTGCTAAGTAGCTTAAATGCTGCTGCTAACTACTATAACAGCTTGATGTAGGCTCTAAAATTGGCTTTTGTGCACCTCCAAGCCATTATTAATCAAAGTTAAATACTTTATATTCACAAATAACACTACTAAACTTATGAATAGTAAATTATGCTAATTGTAGAGAGTAAGTAGTGATGCTCTATTTAATAAAAATGAGTTTAAATTTTATAATAAACCCTATTAACAAGGAAAAGTTATGCCAACGATTAAAGTAAACAACGTTGAACTATATTATGAAGATAGTGCCCCCAATGATAGTCAAAAGCCGGTGATAGTCTTCGCTCATGGGCTGCTTTGGAGCGGTAGGATGTACGACAAGCAAGTCGAGCATTTCAAAAACAACTATCGCTGTATCACTTTTGACTTTCGCGGACAAGGGCAGTCGCAAATTACTAAAGACGGCTATGATATGGATAGCTTAACCAAAGATACTATCGGCCTTTTGGATGCGCTCAATATCGAGAAGTGTCATTTTGTCGGTCTTTCTATGGGCGGTTTTGTGGCGCAGCGCATCGCTATCGATCATCCTGAGCGCCTGTTGTCATTATCACTGCTAGAAACCTCCGCTGATGCTGAAGATCCCAAAAACGTGCCTGAATATCGCAAGTTAATGAAGGCAATTCGCTGGCTGGGTATGAAGCGCGTTAGTCAAAAGGTGATGCCCATTATGTTTGGTAGTACCTTTTTGGCAGCCAAGGAGCGAAAGGCCGATCGTAAAGAGTGGCTCTCTATGCTCCAAAGTAACCGCAAAGGTGGCACCATAAAAGCGACGACTGGCGTTATCGATCGTGAGGGTGTCTATGAGCGCTTAGGCGAGATTCAAACCCCAACCTTAATTATCGTAGGTGATGAAGACGCCGCCACTCCTTATGCAAAATCAGAGCGTATGCACTTTGCTATCGATGGCTCAAAACTAGCGGTGATAAAAGGCGCTGGTCATACCTCAACCGTTGAAGAGCCTGAACAGGTTAATAGAGTGTTGGGCGAGTTTTTGGATGGTATTGAAGGCTGGTATTAAAAGTTAAGGCTTAGATTAAAGCGACAAAGCCGTTATCAGTAAGATAGCGGCTTTGTGGTTTTGCGCTCTGCTACTTCATATATAGCCAACGAGTATAAAAGGATAATTACACTCGTGATTTATAGTCCGTATTATCATTATTAATAGTCCCAAATACTTTGGCACGGTTGATAATCTCTGTCGCCCAAGCTCGGTGCGTTGCGGGCTCAAGCATAGTATTATTATACTTAAATACCGCTTTGGCCTCGCTATGGAGTATCGCTTGCGCTTCATCTAAAACGCTGGCTGGCACACAATAGGCTTGCTGCACAAGCGCAATTTGACTCGGATGAATTACGGTTTTTCCGACTAATCCTAAGCTGACATCACGCGTTAATTCTTGCATAAATAGCGTTGGCTGATCTAAATACTCAAACACTGGCGCTGATAGATAAAAGCCATGCGGCACAAAGCAGCCAAGCAATTGATAAGCAAGGGTGCCGATAGGAGTATCATAGATGATACTGTTTTTGGGGCGACGCAGACGCAGCGCGGCAAACAAGTCATTACCACCGATACGCAAGGCAAAAACAGGCTGACTAAAAGCTTCTTTAAAGCCGATAGCGAGCTCTTGGTTATGATGCGGATCAAATAAGGCGGCAGTCTCAAGCGTTGGCATCAATAGCTGCTCGGAGCTGAGGTTTTGACAAGACATACGCCAATTAGACAAACTACACATATCGACTTTAGGCATGACAAAGCCGTCAAGCAATTCTATGTTTTGGTAGTGAGCCAGCTTTTGCAGCATCATCGGATTACGAGGCCGCACAAAAACCAATGGCCTTGTCGGCCGATTTTGCTGATTGTTTTCAGGGGCTGATGGAGTGTTAATACTATCACTATGCGCCGCCCAAGTATTTAAAAGCTCTTGCAATCTCTCTAAGGCTAATTCGACATCGTTATGGCTGACCGCATCCTCAACACAGATAATAATACTGTTGATAGTTGGCAATTTATCGCGCTTAATAACTTGCCAAATATCCTGCCGAGTCGCTGGCATATAAAGGCTTGCGCCTAATTGATAAGGATGATGATTGTACGTTTTGAGCAGCGCATGACGCTCAGTAATAAGATGCTCGTAGGACTGAGTATAATTATAAAGCTCTGACTCGTTGTTGGGGTTATCTGGCATAGTTAGTATCATATATTGTGATAAATGAGGGGAGCGGTTCGCTAGTATGACTAATCTGTTTATTGGTATATCTAGACAATAAAGCTATTTGACACGCTGCTTAATGAGAGTAATCGCTTGATAGGGCAGTATTTTAGCACCTAACACGTTAATTTCAATCTCTCTATCGGCGCATAAATGTCGCAGTAGTTCAGTATCCGGATGCGCTGCGCTCGCTAATAAAATACGT encodes:
- a CDS encoding enoyl-CoA hydratase-related protein; the encoded protein is MAKALVDYQNDNHIAIITMNDPKTLNAFSTPMKQAMMDALDKADQDNEVRVIILQGGGNNFSSGGHIGEMLENGMESEALVAKLDFMLREVAEVSLKLRNIHKPIIAKLEGAVAGAGMNLALTCDFRIASDNAKFVQAFVNIGLIPDAGGIYLLNQLIGTAKTTELVMLGDKLKAEDVARLNLVNKVVSAEELDSEVMALATRLSHLPGKALASMKHMINVHAYMGLNEALDMEVEQQTMMAATDDFKEGISAFMEKRKPVYQGK
- a CDS encoding alpha/beta fold hydrolase, with protein sequence MPTIKVNNVELYYEDSAPNDSQKPVIVFAHGLLWSGRMYDKQVEHFKNNYRCITFDFRGQGQSQITKDGYDMDSLTKDTIGLLDALNIEKCHFVGLSMGGFVAQRIAIDHPERLLSLSLLETSADAEDPKNVPEYRKLMKAIRWLGMKRVSQKVMPIMFGSTFLAAKERKADRKEWLSMLQSNRKGGTIKATTGVIDREGVYERLGEIQTPTLIIVGDEDAATPYAKSERMHFAIDGSKLAVIKGAGHTSTVEEPEQVNRVLGEFLDGIEGWY
- a CDS encoding HpcH/HpaI aldolase/citrate lyase family protein, whose protein sequence is MPDNPNNESELYNYTQSYEHLITERHALLKTYNHHPYQLGASLYMPATRQDIWQVIKRDKLPTINSIIICVEDAVSHNDVELALERLQELLNTWAAHSDSINTPSAPENNQQNRPTRPLVFVRPRNPMMLQKLAHYQNIELLDGFVMPKVDMCSLSNWRMSCQNLSSEQLLMPTLETAALFDPHHNQELAIGFKEAFSQPVFALRIGGNDLFAALRLRRPKNSIIYDTPIGTLAYQLLGCFVPHGFYLSAPVFEYLDQPTLFMQELTRDVSLGLVGKTVIHPSQIALVQQAYCVPASVLDEAQAILHSEAKAVFKYNNTMLEPATHRAWATEIINRAKVFGTINNDNTDYKSRV